From the Bacteroidia bacterium genome, one window contains:
- a CDS encoding homogentisate 1,2-dioxygenase: MRLFTQTHAAHTIFTSHSRGRTAMYLYHQGKHTRQAHVALPEGTFEEEHGREGFFGPVSHLYRVHPPTDWNNFEGPLRPQAFDFTQIEPSDLADPVGGRTRLLYNNDVAVSVSRRSADMPFYFRNADGDELYFVHEGEGFMETDYGTLHFEKGDYIVIPRVTTYRIHLTSPSSFFLIIEAFPKLTIPNATQKGLIGVHALFDLSAITVPKLPEQYDERAGQQHEIRVLREGVISSVSYPFNPLDAVGWKGDLFPWKINVRDIRPVMSHRVHLPPPAHTTFLMNNAVVCTFLPRPLEEDADALKIPFYHRNTDYDEVLFYHEGNFFSRDNIKPGMVTLHPTGVHHGPHPKALANMHNLKRTDEIAVMLDTANTLYVTSEAEQVEWKEYWQSWMKK, translated from the coding sequence ATGCGTCTGTTCACACAGACGCATGCCGCTCACACCATTTTCACCTCTCATTCCCGCGGAAGGACCGCCATGTATCTGTATCATCAAGGAAAACATACACGTCAGGCGCACGTCGCCCTCCCTGAAGGCACATTCGAAGAAGAGCACGGCCGTGAAGGCTTCTTCGGCCCGGTCTCGCATCTCTACCGGGTCCATCCGCCCACGGACTGGAACAATTTCGAGGGACCACTGCGCCCGCAAGCCTTCGATTTCACCCAGATAGAACCATCGGATCTTGCCGATCCGGTTGGAGGCAGAACGCGCCTGCTGTACAATAACGATGTCGCGGTTTCCGTGTCCCGCCGCAGCGCCGACATGCCCTTCTATTTCCGCAATGCGGATGGTGACGAACTGTACTTCGTCCACGAGGGCGAGGGCTTCATGGAAACCGATTACGGGACGCTGCATTTCGAGAAGGGCGATTACATCGTCATTCCCCGAGTGACGACCTACAGAATACACCTCACGTCGCCGTCCTCTTTTTTCCTCATCATCGAGGCCTTCCCGAAGCTCACTATCCCGAACGCCACGCAGAAAGGGCTCATCGGCGTACATGCGCTGTTCGATCTGTCGGCCATAACCGTACCGAAACTGCCCGAGCAGTACGACGAACGCGCGGGCCAACAGCATGAAATCCGCGTGTTGCGCGAAGGTGTCATTTCGAGCGTCAGCTATCCTTTCAATCCGCTCGACGCGGTGGGCTGGAAGGGCGACCTCTTCCCGTGGAAAATCAACGTGCGCGACATTCGTCCGGTGATGAGCCATCGCGTTCATCTCCCGCCGCCGGCCCACACGACCTTCCTGATGAACAACGCCGTCGTCTGCACCTTCCTCCCCCGTCCGCTCGAAGAAGATGCCGACGCACTGAAAATTCCGTTTTACCATCGCAACACCGATTACGACGAAGTGCTGTTCTATCACGAAGGCAATTTCTTCAGCCGCGACAACATCAAGCCGGGCATGGTGACGCTGCATCCCACCGGCGTGCATCACGGACCGCATCCGAAGGCCCTGGCCAACATGCACAACCTCAAACGCACCGACGAAATCGCCGTCATGCTCGACACCGCCAACACGCTGTACGTCACGTCCGAAGCCGAGCAGGTGGAATGGAAGGAGTACTGGCAGAGCTGGATGAAGAAATAG
- a CDS encoding manganese efflux pump MntP family protein, with product MDILTLLFIAFALAMDAFAVSVSAGAYLVKANARQTFRLAFHFGLFQFLMPVLGWLAGTSFAGLIASVDHWIAFGLLAVVGGKMILESFGSDHDAVRKDVTKGLSLISLSIATSIDALAVGLSLSMLNVEIVAPSLVIGVVAGGMSFLGIRIGEKASHHLGRHMEFIGGVILIVIGVRILAEHLLGS from the coding sequence ATGGATATTCTGACGCTGCTTTTTATCGCTTTCGCACTCGCGATGGACGCCTTCGCGGTATCCGTTTCCGCCGGAGCGTATCTTGTCAAGGCGAATGCGCGTCAGACCTTCCGCCTCGCTTTTCATTTCGGACTATTCCAGTTTCTTATGCCGGTGCTCGGCTGGTTGGCAGGTACGAGCTTCGCGGGACTGATCGCGAGCGTGGACCATTGGATCGCTTTCGGTTTGCTCGCCGTGGTCGGAGGAAAGATGATTCTTGAATCATTCGGCAGCGATCATGACGCAGTGCGCAAGGACGTTACAAAGGGTTTGTCGCTTATCAGTCTCTCAATCGCCACAAGTATTGACGCACTGGCGGTGGGTCTCAGTCTCTCGATGCTCAACGTCGAGATTGTTGCGCCTTCCCTCGTTATCGGTGTTGTTGCGGGGGGGATGTCGTTTCTTGGCATTCGGATTGGCGAGAAAGCTTCCCATCACCTCGGCAGGCACATGGAATTCATCGGCGGTGTCATACTCATTGTGATCGGCGTGCGCATCCTCGCCGAGCATCTGCTGGGATCATAG
- the mtgA gene encoding monofunctional biosynthetic peptidoglycan transglycosylase: MAFFRAIRWILRGAGLVAFAAVMSVALFRVFPLPSTPLMHLRVFEGVLEGEFVGAHRIWMPYEQISPNVFRAVVAAEDARFMRHNGIDWRAMENAMRYNRAHKGRKVRGASTITMQTAKNAFLWHGRTYVRKGMEAWFTFLIETLWGKRRILEVYVNVIEMGSGIYGIEAASRKYFDKSAAELTRKEAALIAAVLPNPRRWSPASPTRYIQRRTQWVMGRMGGVPVP, encoded by the coding sequence ATGGCATTTTTCAGGGCTATTCGGTGGATTTTACGCGGTGCGGGTCTCGTCGCCTTTGCGGCGGTCATGAGCGTGGCTTTGTTCCGGGTGTTTCCCCTGCCTTCCACACCTCTGATGCATCTTCGCGTCTTCGAAGGAGTGCTCGAAGGAGAGTTCGTGGGTGCGCATCGTATCTGGATGCCGTACGAGCAGATCTCGCCCAATGTGTTCCGGGCTGTCGTCGCAGCGGAGGATGCCCGCTTCATGCGGCACAATGGTATAGACTGGAGGGCCATGGAAAATGCCATGCGCTATAACCGCGCGCATAAAGGCCGGAAGGTTCGCGGAGCGAGTACCATCACCATGCAAACAGCGAAGAATGCTTTTCTGTGGCATGGGAGGACGTACGTTCGGAAAGGAATGGAGGCGTGGTTCACGTTTCTCATTGAAACACTGTGGGGAAAACGTCGCATCCTGGAAGTGTATGTGAACGTGATCGAAATGGGTTCCGGCATCTACGGCATCGAGGCCGCATCGCGAAAATATTTCGACAAATCCGCCGCGGAACTCACGCGAAAAGAAGCCGCTCTCATCGCTGCCGTCCTCCCCAATCCCCGACGCTGGTCGCCCGCTTCACCCACACGCTATATTCAGCGACGCACGCAGTGGGTCATGGGAAGAATGGGTGGAGTTCCTGTACCTTAG
- a CDS encoding T9SS type A sorting domain-containing protein, protein MRRHATLLFFALLLCAAAMPAVAQAPFTALNTAYTQNFNTLNTSGSVSWVNNSTITAWHHARTGTGDLIVAGNGSSNSGALYSFGTGTDADRALGSVGSGNAAVGNLWWGVHFINNTGTTITALDISYYGEQWRYSGTAAAQVVTFSYQTGTGLNSLTTGTWTNAASFDFTSPIISGTTGALDGNASANRVLISGTLAVTLAPGQEIMLRWYDPDHSGSDHGLAIDDFSATPLGSSGPTSVAFFLGSSTASEGAGVVNVELLITNPDATNATQATVALTGGTAVNGSDVLPAYTTQTVTFPAGSNANQSISFTLFDDTNYEGNETLEFTITGVTGGNSASVGAQAMHTLTILENDPPPMPAVIVNEAFNAYGHIGTDEAVELYVVQDGADLRGYSLADATSGGTYPYGVLTFSTDALWSNLPAGTIIVIGGMFAVPIPDTDVSDGLLLLQAPVNNASNQYFSYSSNQLSFAGSSDAIAIRDAGGNFVHGLAYGANNQNTLPTGRHGWRSGSVASVESITFSRSGAPMVYTDFLIDTYVVAAAPSLGNPSDADGNRAYLRTLRSRTITANRSISGTFFWDVTVNNNAILTLAGPTNVGNILLIADGRLNESGQGLSTNGNGNAQNGSGAGNLTVGDGVNIAAVLALLQNPTLISGTFNATASDATVEYPGTAAQNIFNAVYNNLKLLNGGQSTPKTVSGAVTVNGQLSIGTGVWLVVNTPNIITLGPVGTFTNQGRFIGKIRSTRNFPGGVENFGGIGITLSGTPPPAGPQTFAAVPGTVTVTMSSGSYIWVDNRPSILRQYTIEDSNPNSMNVTMTVHYAQDDLNGQVEPALNLFKSTNNGSSWNNRSATLNTTANTLVLDLADINGLWTMHANPPQGMIDATPATLSYETEQDGPLPASQNIAVSNAYGNGSIIEWTATSSTIEAPTWLAIIPSPATGVNAGQFSVQVTRSNLVPGTYTGTITITDIHAVNSPVTIPVFYRVYKPRMISIGVDTLRIKLTYKKPKVSTSIPVVNGGEAFGPGVIAWNATTTTPWLQITSGSGLEGDWLGLTIDAHLFPSGTYTGLLTITGVNSVTNDPIKNSPLNVVVVLEVEPWDAVVHSRSSLPMGSSTTFYNSEGHRVAKIDVTSGSIQSLTIRMNPFSLPRNIQRLRYAFRHYIVEATGTYTANMTMWYTLSELVQTGITEPWRLRPWLQRPALFTWVPIAGSANHVEQSVTTAALIDLNGIWGMAYPFVMPEIINVHSVDARWIDPSTAGIAWSTDADISELGFIIERSPLGKDEWLTAGVVDRNDNGSYQFIDNCGSSTSGWQYRLLAFDETGSARQSDPVELQPMGILTAEGLAAQGFSMSQNIPNPVSSRSGHTTISFNLPRASEISLRVFDMLGREIETGITGRFDAGVHSVTLNFGVLQPGTYMYQLRSAEGVITKKMLIVR, encoded by the coding sequence ATGAGACGCCATGCGACTTTGCTGTTCTTCGCGCTGCTGCTGTGCGCCGCCGCGATGCCCGCCGTTGCCCAAGCACCGTTCACCGCGCTCAACACGGCCTACACACAAAATTTCAACACGCTGAACACATCGGGGAGCGTCTCGTGGGTGAACAACAGCACCATCACCGCATGGCATCACGCGCGCACAGGTACCGGCGACCTGATCGTCGCCGGCAATGGCAGCAGCAACTCGGGTGCGCTGTACAGCTTCGGAACCGGCACCGATGCGGACCGCGCACTGGGGTCGGTGGGATCAGGCAATGCCGCTGTCGGAAACCTTTGGTGGGGTGTTCATTTCATCAATAACACCGGCACCACCATCACCGCACTGGACATCTCCTATTACGGAGAACAATGGCGCTACTCCGGAACGGCCGCCGCGCAGGTAGTGACGTTTTCGTATCAGACCGGCACGGGTCTCAACAGTCTGACCACAGGCACATGGACCAACGCCGCCTCCTTCGATTTTACCAGTCCGATTATCAGCGGAACGACCGGAGCACTGGACGGTAACGCGTCGGCCAACCGCGTCCTCATAAGCGGAACGCTCGCGGTGACGCTCGCACCGGGTCAGGAAATCATGCTGCGCTGGTACGATCCCGATCACTCCGGCAGCGACCACGGTCTCGCAATCGACGATTTCAGCGCCACACCGCTCGGGTCATCCGGTCCCACCAGCGTCGCCTTCTTCCTCGGCAGTTCGACCGCGAGTGAAGGCGCAGGAGTGGTGAACGTGGAACTTCTCATCACAAACCCGGACGCAACGAACGCCACCCAAGCGACTGTGGCCCTGACAGGCGGAACTGCCGTCAACGGCTCGGATGTGCTCCCGGCGTACACGACGCAGACCGTGACCTTCCCCGCCGGTAGCAACGCCAATCAATCCATTTCCTTCACACTGTTCGACGACACCAATTATGAGGGCAACGAGACGCTGGAATTCACCATCACCGGCGTAACAGGCGGCAACAGCGCTTCCGTCGGAGCCCAGGCGATGCATACGCTGACGATTCTCGAGAATGATCCTCCCCCGATGCCTGCCGTCATTGTGAACGAGGCCTTCAATGCATACGGCCACATCGGCACCGACGAAGCGGTTGAACTTTACGTCGTACAGGATGGCGCAGATCTTCGCGGGTATAGTCTCGCGGATGCCACCAGCGGCGGCACTTATCCGTATGGCGTGCTGACCTTCTCCACTGACGCCCTGTGGAGCAATCTCCCGGCCGGTACGATCATCGTGATAGGCGGCATGTTCGCAGTGCCCATCCCTGACACGGATGTTTCGGACGGTCTACTGCTGTTGCAGGCACCGGTGAATAATGCGAGCAATCAGTACTTCTCCTACAGCAGCAATCAGCTCTCCTTCGCCGGCTCTTCCGACGCGATCGCCATTCGTGACGCGGGCGGCAATTTCGTACATGGCCTGGCCTATGGTGCAAACAATCAGAACACGCTCCCCACGGGCCGCCACGGCTGGCGCTCCGGCTCTGTTGCGAGTGTTGAAAGTATCACCTTCTCACGGAGCGGTGCACCCATGGTGTACACCGATTTTCTGATCGACACGTACGTCGTAGCAGCGGCGCCCAGTCTCGGAAATCCCAGCGATGCCGACGGCAACCGCGCGTATCTCAGAACGTTGCGCAGCCGTACCATCACCGCAAACCGCTCGATCTCCGGTACATTTTTCTGGGACGTGACGGTGAACAACAATGCCATTCTCACGCTTGCCGGTCCCACAAACGTCGGCAATATTCTGCTCATAGCCGATGGCCGCCTGAACGAAAGCGGACAGGGCCTCTCGACCAACGGAAACGGCAATGCGCAGAATGGCAGCGGCGCCGGCAATCTTACCGTAGGCGATGGCGTAAACATCGCGGCTGTTCTCGCCCTGCTCCAAAATCCGACTTTGATCAGCGGCACGTTCAACGCGACGGCCTCCGATGCCACCGTCGAATATCCAGGTACTGCAGCACAGAACATTTTCAACGCCGTCTACAACAATCTCAAGCTTTTAAACGGAGGACAGAGCACTCCGAAAACTGTGAGTGGCGCTGTGACCGTCAACGGCCAATTGAGCATCGGTACGGGTGTCTGGCTTGTCGTCAATACACCGAACATCATCACGCTCGGTCCTGTCGGGACCTTCACGAACCAGGGTCGTTTCATCGGGAAAATACGTTCGACACGGAATTTCCCGGGAGGAGTCGAAAACTTCGGCGGCATCGGCATCACGCTGTCCGGGACGCCTCCGCCAGCCGGTCCACAGACCTTCGCCGCTGTGCCGGGTACCGTGACCGTGACCATGAGCAGCGGCTCGTACATCTGGGTCGACAACCGTCCTTCCATCCTCCGGCAGTACACCATCGAGGATAGCAATCCCAATTCCATGAACGTCACCATGACGGTGCACTACGCGCAGGATGATTTGAACGGTCAGGTCGAGCCCGCTCTCAATCTCTTCAAATCGACAAACAACGGCAGCAGCTGGAACAATCGCAGCGCTACGCTCAACACTACCGCCAACACGCTCGTGCTCGATCTCGCGGATATAAACGGATTGTGGACCATGCATGCCAATCCACCGCAGGGCATGATTGATGCAACACCGGCGACGCTCAGTTACGAAACGGAACAGGATGGCCCCCTCCCCGCTTCCCAGAACATTGCCGTCTCCAACGCCTACGGCAATGGTTCGATCATCGAGTGGACAGCGACATCATCCACCATTGAGGCCCCGACATGGCTCGCCATTATACCTTCTCCGGCAACGGGGGTCAACGCTGGTCAGTTCTCGGTGCAGGTCACACGCAGCAATCTCGTGCCGGGCACATACACGGGCACCATCACGATCACGGATATCCATGCGGTCAACAGTCCCGTAACCATACCGGTGTTTTACCGGGTGTACAAACCCCGCATGATCAGCATCGGTGTCGACACGCTTCGCATAAAACTGACCTATAAAAAACCAAAGGTGAGCACGAGTATTCCTGTCGTGAACGGTGGTGAAGCATTCGGTCCCGGCGTAATCGCCTGGAACGCGACGACAACGACACCATGGTTGCAGATCACGAGCGGGTCAGGACTTGAGGGCGACTGGCTGGGACTTACCATCGATGCACACCTCTTCCCGAGTGGTACATACACGGGTCTGCTCACGATCACGGGCGTCAATTCGGTCACGAATGATCCAATCAAGAACTCCCCCCTCAACGTGGTCGTTGTGCTGGAAGTGGAGCCGTGGGACGCGGTAGTACACAGCAGGTCGAGTCTTCCGATGGGCAGTTCCACCACTTTCTACAACAGCGAAGGCCATCGCGTCGCAAAAATCGATGTTACCTCGGGCAGCATTCAGTCGCTGACGATACGCATGAATCCCTTCTCACTCCCGCGCAACATTCAGCGACTCCGCTATGCTTTCCGTCACTACATCGTCGAAGCCACAGGTACCTATACCGCCAATATGACCATGTGGTACACACTCAGCGAACTCGTACAAACCGGCATCACCGAGCCATGGCGCTTGCGTCCCTGGCTCCAGAGACCCGCGCTGTTTACCTGGGTGCCGATCGCAGGCTCCGCCAACCATGTGGAGCAGAGCGTCACTACCGCTGCACTCATAGACCTGAACGGCATTTGGGGAATGGCGTATCCTTTCGTCATGCCCGAGATCATCAACGTCCACAGCGTGGACGCGCGATGGATAGATCCTTCGACCGCCGGCATTGCATGGTCCACGGATGCGGACATAAGCGAACTCGGTTTCATCATCGAGCGCAGTCCGCTCGGGAAGGACGAGTGGTTGACCGCCGGTGTTGTGGACAGGAACGACAATGGCAGCTATCAGTTTATCGACAACTGCGGAAGCAGCACGAGTGGTTGGCAATATCGCCTCCTTGCCTTCGACGAGACGGGCAGCGCGCGCCAGTCCGATCCGGTGGAACTCCAACCGATGGGCATACTGACTGCGGAAGGACTTGCCGCGCAGGGCTTCAGTATGTCGCAGAACATTCCAAACCCGGTGTCATCGCGCAGCGGACACACGACGATTTCCTTCAACCTTCCACGTGCCTCGGAGATTTCCCTGCGCGTGTTCGACATGCTCGGTCGCGAAATTGAAACCGGCATCACCGGACGTTTCGATGCGGGTGTCCACAGCGTCACGCTGAATTTCGGCGTGCTTCAGCCCGGCACCTACATGTATCAACTTCGAAGCGCCGAGGGTGTTATCACGAAGAAGATGCTCATCGTCAGATAA
- a CDS encoding L-serine ammonia-lyase, iron-sulfur-dependent, subunit alpha → MHSLRHFYRFGNGPSSSHTIGPQRAAAAFLQECPSAASFRVTLYGSLASTGVGHMTDVGITQVFAPRPVEFVWKPDVLLPEHPNGMEFIALDAGGSEIGRRIEYSTGGGTLLSDTSPEHVYREESMAEILLRCRERGESFWEHVERNEGKDIWRFLEEVWMAMVASVERGLATEGRLPGQLGLQRRARAFYRRGQAIADGYFRTDALLAAYAHAAAEENAAGGIVVTAPTCGSSGVLPSVLYHLNTELDCSRDDILRALATAGLVGNLVKHNGSISGAAVGCQGEIGTACAMAAAAVTQLQGGTLAQIEYAAEMGLEHHLGLTCDPVGGLVQIPCIERNAHAAARALSCSSFSMLTDGLHWISFDNVVSVMVETGRALPSMYRETSAGGLAVVYRRRMAE, encoded by the coding sequence ATGCATTCTCTTCGACATTTCTATCGCTTCGGTAACGGCCCCTCAAGCAGTCACACCATCGGTCCACAGCGAGCCGCCGCGGCATTTTTACAAGAATGCCCTTCGGCGGCGTCGTTCCGGGTTACGCTGTATGGAAGCCTGGCGTCGACGGGTGTCGGACACATGACCGATGTCGGGATTACGCAGGTGTTCGCGCCCCGCCCCGTGGAGTTCGTTTGGAAACCCGATGTGCTGTTGCCCGAGCACCCGAACGGTATGGAGTTCATCGCACTGGACGCCGGGGGATCGGAAATCGGCAGGCGTATCGAATACAGCACAGGTGGCGGTACGCTGTTAAGCGATACCTCGCCCGAACATGTGTATCGCGAGGAATCCATGGCGGAAATCCTTTTGCGCTGCCGTGAACGCGGGGAGTCTTTCTGGGAACATGTCGAGCGGAATGAGGGCAAGGACATCTGGCGCTTCTTGGAAGAGGTGTGGATGGCGATGGTTGCGAGCGTCGAGCGCGGTCTCGCCACCGAAGGTCGCCTCCCGGGACAGCTCGGACTTCAGCGCCGGGCGCGTGCCTTTTACCGTCGCGGACAGGCGATAGCGGACGGCTATTTCCGAACGGATGCGCTGCTGGCCGCATACGCGCATGCCGCCGCCGAGGAAAATGCGGCGGGGGGAATTGTCGTGACTGCGCCCACCTGCGGCTCCAGCGGCGTGCTGCCTTCGGTGCTGTATCATTTGAATACGGAACTCGACTGCAGCCGCGACGACATCCTGCGCGCGCTCGCCACTGCCGGACTGGTCGGGAATCTGGTCAAGCACAATGGCTCGATATCAGGTGCCGCTGTCGGTTGCCAGGGTGAAATCGGTACCGCCTGCGCCATGGCCGCCGCGGCAGTGACGCAGCTTCAGGGTGGCACGCTCGCGCAAATCGAATATGCGGCGGAAATGGGGCTTGAGCATCATCTCGGTCTCACATGCGATCCGGTAGGCGGACTGGTGCAAATTCCCTGCATTGAGCGCAACGCGCACGCAGCGGCCCGTGCATTGAGTTGCAGCAGCTTCTCCATGCTCACGGACGGATTGCACTGGATCAGCTTCGATAATGTTGTTTCCGTCATGGTGGAAACCGGCCGCGCGCTGCCATCAATGTATCGCGAGACCTCGGCCGGGGGGTTGGCCGTGGTGTATCGGAGGAGGATGGCGGAATAA
- the icd gene encoding NADP-dependent isocitrate dehydrogenase encodes MSYQKLVPPAAGNKIRIENGTLVVPDDPIIPFIEGDGTGPDIWAASVRVLDAAVQKAYGGAKKIHWFEIYAGEKSVATYGDNVWLPDDTLEAIKEYVVGIKGPLTTPVGGGIRSLNVALRQMLDLYVCLRPVRYFAGVPSPVRHPEHIDMVIFRENSEDIYAGIEWQAGTPEAEKVVAWLQSEMGVKKIRFPESSSIGIKPVSKEGTERLVDAAIRYAINKNRKSVTLVHKGNIMKFTEGGFRDWGYAYAAKEFGATLLDGGPWMQLPNGIVIKDVIADAFLQQILTRPAEYDVIATLNLNGDYISDALAAQVGGIGIAPGANINYQNGYAVFEATHGTAPKYAGLDKVNPGSVILSGEMMFRYLGWDEAADLIISAMDKTITQKTVTYDFARLMDCATEVACSAFGDALISNM; translated from the coding sequence ATGTCGTATCAAAAACTCGTACCTCCCGCTGCAGGAAACAAAATCCGTATCGAAAACGGCACGCTCGTCGTTCCGGACGATCCCATCATCCCCTTTATCGAGGGCGACGGGACAGGTCCCGATATCTGGGCCGCCTCGGTGCGCGTCCTGGATGCCGCCGTCCAGAAAGCGTATGGCGGAGCGAAAAAAATTCATTGGTTCGAAATCTATGCCGGCGAGAAATCTGTTGCGACGTACGGCGACAATGTCTGGCTGCCGGACGACACCCTTGAAGCGATCAAGGAATACGTTGTCGGCATAAAAGGCCCGCTGACGACACCGGTCGGAGGCGGCATCCGCTCGCTCAATGTCGCGTTGCGGCAAATGCTCGATCTCTACGTCTGCCTGCGTCCCGTGCGCTACTTTGCGGGCGTCCCCTCGCCGGTGAGACATCCTGAGCATATCGACATGGTCATTTTCCGGGAGAACAGCGAAGATATTTACGCGGGCATCGAATGGCAGGCCGGCACCCCCGAGGCGGAGAAAGTCGTTGCCTGGCTGCAATCCGAGATGGGCGTGAAAAAAATCCGCTTCCCCGAGAGCAGCAGCATCGGCATCAAACCCGTGTCCAAGGAAGGTACCGAGCGCCTGGTGGACGCGGCCATCCGCTACGCTATCAACAAAAACCGCAAGTCGGTGACGCTGGTACACAAGGGTAATATCATGAAGTTCACCGAGGGTGGTTTCCGCGACTGGGGCTATGCCTACGCCGCGAAAGAATTCGGCGCGACCCTGCTCGACGGCGGTCCGTGGATGCAGCTCCCCAACGGCATCGTGATCAAGGATGTAATCGCCGACGCCTTCCTGCAGCAGATCCTCACACGTCCGGCCGAGTACGACGTCATCGCCACACTCAACCTGAACGGCGACTACATCTCGGATGCGCTCGCGGCGCAGGTGGGCGGCATCGGAATTGCGCCCGGTGCGAATATCAACTATCAGAACGGCTACGCGGTATTCGAAGCGACGCATGGCACCGCACCGAAATACGCCGGCCTCGACAAGGTCAATCCGGGGTCGGTCATACTCAGCGGTGAAATGATGTTCCGCTATCTTGGCTGGGACGAAGCCGCCGACCTCATCATCAGCGCGATGGACAAAACCATCACGCAGAAAACCGTCACCTACGACTTCGCCCGCCTCATGGACTGTGCAACGGAAGTGGCGTGCTCCGCCTTCGGCGACGCATTGATCAGCAATATGTAA
- the ricT gene encoding regulatory iron-sulfur-containing complex subunit RicT yields the protein MTSPQIDSQSNTDRDPEVPLELRKLDDAVLVFTSDEGEVGAAHPSAGTQAAHDSCCHERGASEENTATYIELVFKGERRGYYINETGEQFEPGDAVIVEAEKGVDLGEVGSLGSTAFMKSRLRMRPCQETPRKVLRRATDEDLRIVAFHRDQEMLAYDICIEKIHMLDLPMKLVDVEYQFDRNRITFYFTADGRVDFRELVRELAAEYRTRIELRQIGPRDEAKRMGGFGVCGRELCCSSWLGVFEPISTEMARLQNLSLNPFKLAGQCGRLKCCLSYEAQLYEELLKRFPPMDYRVCTKKGEGTIEKIDIFQDAIYVHYPGENSWDRMTLDELHVLMEASEEAKKKAPVR from the coding sequence ATGACTTCCCCGCAGATAGATTCTCAGAGCAATACCGACAGAGACCCGGAGGTTCCGCTGGAGCTCCGCAAGCTCGACGATGCCGTCCTGGTGTTCACCAGCGACGAAGGTGAAGTCGGGGCCGCCCATCCTTCGGCCGGTACCCAGGCCGCCCATGATTCCTGCTGTCATGAGCGCGGCGCTTCCGAGGAAAACACTGCGACGTACATCGAATTAGTTTTCAAAGGTGAGCGTCGCGGGTATTATATCAATGAAACCGGCGAGCAATTCGAACCCGGTGACGCCGTCATCGTCGAAGCGGAGAAGGGTGTGGATCTCGGAGAGGTCGGCAGTCTTGGATCCACCGCCTTCATGAAAAGCCGGCTGCGTATGCGACCCTGCCAGGAGACACCGCGCAAGGTGCTTCGCCGTGCGACGGACGAAGACCTGCGCATCGTCGCGTTCCACCGTGATCAGGAAATGCTCGCATACGATATCTGTATCGAGAAAATCCACATGCTGGACTTGCCGATGAAGCTGGTTGATGTGGAATATCAATTCGACAGGAATCGGATAACATTTTACTTCACGGCCGACGGGCGTGTGGATTTTCGGGAACTGGTTCGCGAATTAGCGGCGGAATACCGTACGCGTATCGAACTCCGGCAGATCGGACCACGCGACGAAGCCAAACGCATGGGCGGCTTTGGCGTTTGCGGACGCGAATTATGCTGCAGTTCCTGGTTGGGGGTATTCGAACCCATCTCCACCGAAATGGCCCGCCTTCAGAATCTCTCACTCAACCCCTTCAAACTGGCCGGGCAGTGCGGCCGCCTCAAATGCTGCCTCAGCTACGAAGCGCAATTGTACGAGGAACTGCTCAAGCGCTTTCCCCCGATGGACTATCGTGTCTGCACGAAAAAAGGCGAGGGGACCATCGAAAAAATCGACATTTTCCAGGACGCCATATACGTGCACTATCCCGGTGAGAACTCATGGGACCGTATGACGCTCGACGAGCTGCATGTGCTTATGGAAGCCAGTGAGGAAGCAAAGAAAAAAGCCCCTGTGCGATAG